From the Alloalcanivorax dieselolei B5 genome, one window contains:
- a CDS encoding PFL_4703 family integrating conjugative element protein, with amino-acid sequence MSRFRHAQSARDAHILTLRAIVAVLLLLCGGMWWGWKSAPQDLTIHNPPDLRSGSTRKWWEVPPSSVYSFAFYIWQQLNRWPANGEVDYKRNLHSYSAYLTPQCQVSLENDYTARQRRQELKGRVRGMYEIPGRGLRKDAVTILDRDHWVVTLDLAIDEHYAGTPVRDVYVRYPLRVVRADVDPERNPWGLQLDCLADTPQRLSVPRGDTGDDPTGNADSTEE; translated from the coding sequence ATGAGTCGATTTCGACACGCTCAGTCCGCCCGCGATGCCCACATCCTGACGTTGCGGGCCATCGTTGCCGTGTTGCTGCTGTTGTGCGGCGGGATGTGGTGGGGCTGGAAAAGCGCGCCCCAGGATCTCACCATCCACAATCCGCCCGATCTGCGCTCCGGCAGCACGCGCAAGTGGTGGGAAGTGCCGCCCAGCAGCGTCTACAGCTTCGCGTTCTATATCTGGCAACAACTGAACCGTTGGCCCGCCAACGGCGAGGTGGACTACAAGCGCAACCTCCACTCGTACAGCGCGTATTTGACCCCGCAATGCCAGGTGTCTCTGGAAAACGACTACACCGCTCGTCAGCGCCGCCAGGAGTTGAAGGGGCGTGTGCGGGGCATGTACGAGATCCCGGGGCGTGGCCTCCGGAAAGACGCGGTTACCATCCTGGATCGGGACCACTGGGTCGTTACGCTCGATCTGGCCATCGATGAACACTACGCCGGCACGCCCGTTCGTGATGTCTATGTGCGCTATCCCCTTCGAGTGGTGCGCGCCGATGTGGACCCGGAACGCAATCCCTGGGGGTTGCAGTTGGATTGCCTGGCCGATACCCCGCAACGGCTGTCCGTGCCGCGTGGCGATACCGGTGACGACCCGACCGGCAACGCCGATTCAACGGAGGAATAA
- a CDS encoding TIGR03758 family integrating conjugative element protein: MDPASAFQVGAGQSWALFALVIAGLGCTAVLLWAAWAYISTFRGWSSNRVLGTIAGGAVIRIALVVLLLSWVFLS; the protein is encoded by the coding sequence ATGGATCCCGCTTCCGCGTTTCAAGTTGGGGCCGGCCAGTCCTGGGCATTGTTCGCCCTGGTCATCGCCGGCCTCGGCTGCACCGCCGTGCTGCTGTGGGCGGCCTGGGCCTATATCAGCACCTTCCGCGGCTGGTCCAGCAATCGCGTGCTCGGGACCATCGCCGGTGGCGCCGTGATCCGCATCGCGCTGGTCGTTCTCCTGCTGTCCTGGGTTTTTCTTTCTTAA
- a CDS encoding TIGR03745 family integrating conjugative element membrane protein: MIRLFHPVFQKSRHRIHEIKTLFYRVLALLTVGITSSPALAQLPTMDEPTRGEGSGLMETIQNYLYDAAILGGLIIATVAFYIVGQSALAKYKEASEKGQWGAFGITIVVGIILIVAVIWLATKAAEIL, from the coding sequence ATGATTCGTTTGTTCCATCCCGTGTTCCAAAAAAGCCGTCACCGCATTCACGAGATCAAGACGCTGTTTTACCGGGTCCTGGCCCTGCTGACCGTGGGCATCACATCATCGCCCGCCCTGGCTCAGCTGCCCACCATGGATGAACCCACCCGGGGGGAAGGCAGCGGTTTGATGGAGACCATTCAGAACTACCTGTACGACGCCGCAATCCTGGGCGGGCTGATCATCGCCACCGTCGCGTTCTACATCGTGGGGCAATCGGCGCTCGCCAAGTACAAGGAGGCTTCCGAGAAGGGCCAGTGGGGCGCCTTCGGGATCACCATCGTGGTCGGCATCATTCTGATCGTCGCCGTGATCTGGCTGGCCACCAAAGCCGCCGAGATCCTGTAA
- a CDS encoding TIGR03752 family integrating conjugative element protein, which yields MLKSNGLLKILLPFLVIVVLVIVIRGCNSDDTPDAAASGAEQKDASLTLTDDEIQALGIEGDTPRDTVATLVGEMRAMRKELDDTRAESQKLRDQNAQLSERAGNVDSAIQSALREERRREAEKDQSLLKTFEDKIDTLRHYTDQGTGQGDDEELPVGLGLGDGGLRNGSLGAAGTGTPGLVWIHPADARTDEKTGESVFPSAFSLSDTAAGGAKVLGRAADSVESRIRGKADPSTVRPVYTIPQNSTLTGSVAMTALLGRVPIDGTVNDPYPFRVIVGKDNLTANGIEIPEVRGAILAGTTTGDWTLSCVRGQVDSITFVFDDGTVRTVPTPDDPDDGNSSSKKNGIGTLSTPHGLPCIPGERKTNAREFLLTTFLMAGAEGAADGIAMGETSTQMDTNGAFTALTGNADKFILGRSASEGLSETRKWIQERFGQTFDAVYVPPGQPVSVLIDAPLHIDYETEGRKVHYAQSSWSQPSLD from the coding sequence ATGCTGAAAAGTAACGGGTTGCTCAAAATCCTGCTGCCGTTCCTTGTCATCGTGGTGCTGGTGATCGTGATTCGCGGCTGCAATAGCGACGACACTCCAGACGCGGCGGCCTCCGGCGCCGAGCAGAAGGACGCCTCTTTGACGTTGACGGACGATGAGATCCAGGCGCTGGGGATTGAGGGCGATACGCCCCGGGATACGGTCGCCACGTTGGTTGGCGAAATGCGGGCCATGCGCAAGGAGCTGGATGACACCCGTGCCGAGAGCCAGAAGTTGCGGGATCAGAATGCACAGCTGTCTGAACGGGCGGGCAACGTGGACAGCGCCATCCAGTCCGCGCTACGCGAAGAACGCCGGCGCGAGGCTGAGAAGGATCAGTCTCTGCTCAAGACGTTCGAGGACAAGATCGACACGCTGCGTCATTACACCGACCAGGGCACCGGTCAGGGCGACGACGAAGAGTTGCCCGTTGGACTTGGTCTGGGCGACGGCGGGCTGAGAAACGGCTCTCTGGGGGCGGCCGGAACCGGCACGCCAGGACTGGTCTGGATCCACCCAGCGGATGCCCGCACCGATGAAAAGACCGGGGAATCGGTGTTTCCTTCTGCCTTTTCCTTGTCGGATACCGCCGCCGGCGGCGCGAAGGTCCTGGGCCGGGCCGCCGACAGCGTGGAAAGCCGCATCCGGGGCAAGGCGGATCCCAGTACGGTGCGCCCGGTCTATACCATTCCTCAAAACTCAACCCTGACCGGCTCAGTGGCCATGACCGCCCTGCTCGGCCGGGTACCCATCGACGGTACCGTGAACGATCCCTACCCGTTCCGCGTCATTGTGGGCAAAGACAATTTAACGGCCAACGGCATTGAGATCCCCGAGGTACGGGGCGCCATCCTGGCCGGCACCACCACCGGGGACTGGACGCTATCTTGTGTCCGCGGGCAAGTCGATAGCATCACGTTTGTTTTCGATGACGGCACGGTGCGTACCGTGCCTACTCCGGATGACCCTGATGACGGCAATTCCTCATCTAAGAAAAACGGGATCGGCACGCTCTCAACGCCGCACGGGCTGCCGTGTATTCCCGGCGAGCGCAAAACCAATGCCCGCGAGTTTCTGCTGACCACGTTCTTGATGGCCGGCGCGGAAGGCGCCGCTGACGGCATCGCCATGGGCGAGACCTCCACGCAGATGGACACTAATGGCGCCTTCACGGCCCTCACCGGCAACGCCGACAAGTTTATTTTGGGGCGGTCCGCGTCCGAGGGACTCTCCGAAACCCGGAAATGGATCCAGGAGCGGTTCGGTCAAACGTTCGATGCCGTCTACGTTCCGCCTGGCCAGCCCGTCTCCGTGCTGATCGACGCCCCCCTCCACATCGACTACGAAACCGAAGGACGAAAGGTGCACTATGCGCAATCCTCCTGGTCCCAACCTTCTCTTGATTGA
- a CDS encoding TIGR03750 family conjugal transfer protein: protein MATSTITFLPSRLNQAPVVFRGMTGREVALAAGTGFAMGLIPGTVAAFAFGIAMVPTCGALGAGAVVWFGGGVLRRLRRGRPETWLYRRIAWSLALRGFASRHRFITQSAIYGTRRYASMRAKRRAQPASSTQFQSTQPTQPTQKIRKGSGS, encoded by the coding sequence ATGGCCACATCCACCATTACGTTCTTGCCCTCCCGGCTGAATCAGGCCCCGGTGGTCTTTCGGGGCATGACCGGGCGGGAAGTCGCCCTGGCGGCGGGTACCGGCTTTGCCATGGGATTGATTCCGGGCACTGTCGCCGCCTTCGCGTTCGGCATCGCCATGGTGCCGACCTGTGGCGCGTTGGGTGCCGGGGCGGTGGTGTGGTTCGGAGGGGGCGTGTTACGGCGTCTACGTCGTGGCCGCCCGGAGACTTGGTTGTATCGCCGCATCGCCTGGTCACTCGCCTTGCGCGGGTTCGCCAGCCGCCATCGCTTTATTACCCAGTCCGCTATCTATGGCACCCGGCGGTACGCCTCGATGCGCGCCAAACGCCGCGCTCAACCGGCTTCATCCACTCAATTTCAATCCACGCAACCCACTCAACCCACTCAAAAAATCCGGAAGGGATCAGGATCATGA
- a CDS encoding TIGR03751 family conjugal transfer lipoprotein, with translation MIDFLSLLIGTQRGLVAAVTLLGVLVGLGGCATSQDKLMPVDNATTMADLWRQGGQSAGSTASSTQNTSQNKHPRLQEIRHTLRRPLPDAQQGLGPYHPYTRHVENEIRSQFPRLPNPDLVMYVYPHLAGSPDGEQVPVPGYSTVFPLYERVQYAQPGEVAWPWPTQPVEGQ, from the coding sequence TTGATTGACTTTTTATCTTTATTAATCGGCACTCAGCGTGGCCTGGTGGCCGCCGTCACCCTGCTCGGCGTCCTTGTCGGGCTGGGGGGCTGCGCCACTTCCCAGGACAAACTGATGCCGGTGGACAACGCCACCACCATGGCGGACCTGTGGCGCCAAGGCGGGCAGTCCGCAGGCTCTACCGCGTCATCGACTCAAAACACATCTCAAAACAAACACCCGCGCCTTCAGGAAATCCGGCACACCTTGCGCCGGCCGTTGCCGGACGCTCAACAGGGTCTGGGGCCCTATCACCCCTATACCCGTCACGTGGAGAACGAGATCCGCAGTCAGTTCCCCCGACTGCCCAATCCCGATTTGGTGATGTACGTGTATCCGCACTTGGCGGGCAGTCCGGACGGTGAGCAGGTGCCGGTGCCCGGGTACTCAACCGTATTCCCGCTGTACGAGCGGGTCCAGTACGCCCAGCCCGGTGAGGTGGCCTGGCCCTGGCCAACTCAACCCGTTGAAGGTCAGTAG
- a CDS encoding integrating conjugative element protein, giving the protein MIARLRPMLIRPLITLLTLIMTATAVHAQVKSPLTVVADDGGQPARPYYVAIGAAQVNEEDGFVAATPDIVLNRAATEADMLPVVSERLSVGPVAPRALDLPPSTTPFFLIGTDPDSMRWLTQRRERLVELRAVGMVVNVATAEDLAALREQAPDLELRPIPGDDLAARLGLTHYPVLVTPTRLEQ; this is encoded by the coding sequence TTGATTGCAAGGCTGCGCCCCATGTTGATCCGCCCGCTCATCACGCTGCTCACCCTTATCATGACCGCCACCGCCGTACACGCACAGGTGAAGTCACCGCTCACCGTGGTTGCCGACGACGGCGGGCAGCCCGCTCGGCCCTATTACGTGGCCATCGGGGCGGCACAGGTGAATGAAGAAGACGGCTTTGTCGCGGCAACGCCGGACATTGTGCTGAATCGGGCTGCCACCGAGGCGGACATGTTGCCCGTGGTGTCCGAACGGTTGAGTGTCGGGCCGGTAGCGCCTCGCGCGCTCGATCTCCCTCCCAGTACCACTCCTTTTTTCCTGATTGGCACGGATCCGGACTCCATGCGCTGGCTCACGCAACGCCGTGAGCGGCTGGTTGAACTGCGGGCCGTGGGGATGGTGGTGAACGTGGCGACCGCTGAGGATCTCGCCGCGCTGCGCGAACAGGCACCGGATTTGGAGCTGCGTCCCATCCCTGGGGACGATCTGGCAGCGCGGCTGGGCCTCACCCACTACCCGGTGCTGGTCACCCCCACCCGACTGGAACAGTGA
- a CDS encoding integrative conjugative element protein, RAQPRD family, translating into MLFRPYTLRVITAALLLVIGGAASRVAVASDVNDAIQRRDLALLQQRLVDLQRVVDRLASRPVRHQTDAHAFRAGQRVFLDVDALHRDLQIVIDGIESYMAPPRLPPRRPTPLSGDYLTDTAVERQ; encoded by the coding sequence ATGCTTTTCAGGCCTTACACCCTCCGAGTCATCACCGCCGCCTTGCTGTTAGTGATCGGCGGTGCCGCCTCCCGTGTTGCCGTCGCCAGTGACGTTAACGACGCCATACAGCGTCGGGATCTGGCGTTGCTCCAACAACGGTTGGTGGATTTGCAACGGGTGGTCGATCGGCTCGCCTCTCGGCCCGTCCGTCACCAGACCGATGCCCACGCCTTCCGCGCCGGCCAACGGGTTTTCCTCGATGTGGACGCGCTGCATCGCGATCTGCAAATCGTTATCGACGGCATTGAGTCCTACATGGCGCCCCCACGCTTGCCACCACGGCGCCCAACGCCGCTCTCCGGTGACTATCTCACTGACACAGCCGTGGAGCGCCAGTGA
- a CDS encoding PH domain-containing protein: MFPAPTASDNTVIWTARPSQWLNAPTFFVVALAVPLSIIGLPWPFSMVGLVFVLPALWSYLVVRCTRYTLTARHLRIEFGVLTRHTEEVELYRIEDTGLASPFFLRLVGLGNLYVLGSDRSTPRILLQAVPNTEGKRQQLRDQVEAARRAKGVRVIE, from the coding sequence ATGTTCCCTGCCCCCACAGCTTCCGACAACACCGTCATCTGGACAGCCCGTCCCAGCCAGTGGCTGAACGCCCCTACCTTTTTTGTGGTCGCCCTGGCCGTGCCGCTTTCCATCATTGGCCTGCCCTGGCCGTTTTCCATGGTGGGTCTCGTGTTTGTGCTGCCCGCGCTCTGGAGTTACCTAGTGGTGCGCTGTACACGCTACACCCTGACGGCGCGGCATTTGCGCATTGAGTTCGGGGTGCTTACCCGCCACACCGAGGAAGTGGAGCTGTATCGCATCGAGGACACCGGCCTGGCTTCCCCGTTCTTTTTGAGATTGGTGGGATTGGGCAACCTTTATGTATTGGGGTCGGACCGATCAACGCCGCGCATCCTGCTCCAGGCGGTTCCCAACACTGAGGGTAAACGCCAGCAGTTGCGGGACCAGGTGGAAGCCGCACGCCGCGCCAAGGGCGTGCGCGTGATCGAATGA
- a CDS encoding TIGR03749 family integrating conjugative element protein: protein MPPLLRFPRPLRVLLVFLSALVATAAALTPAYAVEIHHWERKPIPVDLPVGEERIVLIDRNVRIGLPAELADPEVLRVQSVGGALYLMAKNKFEAQRVQVQDIESGQIFLIDLAATEGARAEDLRIVVSGDQSATSTADKKKSANEEGASSPDASNTPPLPVRLTRYAAQTLYAPLRTVAPLPGVRRVPMRVSQTVPLFWELPLQAQPLAAWRAGGLTVTAVEITNPDPNREFGLDPRRLQGEFVTATFMHPSVGPSTSEYAQTTVFLVTRGGGLEKALYPAAPKTQDTAMKETTDAEK from the coding sequence ATGCCCCCTCTCCTTCGATTCCCGCGCCCTCTACGCGTGCTTCTCGTTTTCCTGTCGGCGTTGGTCGCGACCGCTGCGGCCCTGACGCCGGCCTACGCCGTCGAGATCCATCACTGGGAACGCAAACCCATTCCGGTGGACTTGCCCGTCGGTGAGGAACGTATTGTCCTCATTGATCGCAATGTGCGCATTGGGCTGCCCGCCGAACTGGCTGACCCCGAGGTACTGCGCGTCCAGTCCGTCGGCGGCGCGCTTTATTTAATGGCGAAAAATAAGTTTGAAGCACAACGGGTGCAGGTCCAGGACATCGAGTCCGGCCAGATTTTTTTAATCGACCTGGCCGCCACGGAAGGAGCCAGAGCCGAGGATCTTCGCATCGTCGTCTCCGGGGACCAGTCGGCAACGTCCACGGCAGATAAGAAGAAATCGGCCAACGAAGAGGGAGCGTCTTCACCTGACGCGTCGAACACGCCTCCTTTGCCGGTTCGTCTGACGCGGTACGCCGCACAAACCCTGTACGCGCCCCTGCGCACCGTGGCACCGCTGCCCGGCGTGCGCCGTGTGCCCATGCGCGTTTCACAGACGGTACCGCTGTTTTGGGAGCTGCCCTTACAAGCCCAGCCACTGGCCGCCTGGCGTGCCGGCGGGCTGACGGTCACGGCGGTGGAGATCACCAACCCGGATCCCAATCGCGAATTCGGGCTCGATCCACGCCGCCTGCAGGGCGAGTTCGTCACCGCCACGTTTATGCACCCCAGCGTGGGACCGTCCACCTCAGAGTATGCGCAAACCACGGTGTTCCTGGTCACCCGTGGCGGTGGACTGGAAAAAGCGCTCTATCCCGCAGCCCCGAAGACTCAGGACACAGCGATGAAGGAGACAACCGATGCTGAAAAGTAA
- a CDS encoding TIGR03747 family integrating conjugative element membrane protein produces the protein MAETTAQSTQSRHGRRTPPGLLSRLLGLPFRIVAVLVFSIISAVLIEWAGMAFQWWEQPGAEHALHMMHTEVGWLDSHFTQSLLLSNPVVTVQAAVNAAFDTVLIKTGIGPALMQYSNESGWLGTVATYLLAAVYIALVILVRAVILFLTFPLFVMAALVGFVDGLVRRDLRKFGAGRESAFIYHHAKRWAGPVFVTGWLLYLSVPWSIHPNTFLLPCASLFGLIVSITAGSFKKYL, from the coding sequence ATGGCGGAAACGACGGCTCAATCAACTCAATCCAGGCACGGCCGCCGCACGCCGCCTGGTCTGCTGTCCCGGCTGCTGGGGCTGCCGTTCCGGATCGTTGCGGTCCTGGTGTTCTCCATTATCTCGGCGGTCCTGATCGAATGGGCGGGGATGGCGTTCCAGTGGTGGGAGCAGCCCGGGGCCGAGCATGCGCTACACATGATGCATACGGAAGTCGGCTGGTTGGACAGCCATTTTACGCAATCACTGTTGCTGTCCAACCCAGTGGTGACAGTACAAGCCGCCGTGAACGCGGCCTTCGATACCGTTCTGATTAAAACCGGCATTGGACCCGCGCTGATGCAGTATTCCAATGAATCCGGCTGGCTGGGTACCGTGGCGACCTACCTGTTGGCCGCCGTCTATATCGCGCTGGTGATCCTGGTACGCGCCGTCATTCTATTTTTGACCTTTCCGCTGTTCGTGATGGCGGCGCTGGTGGGGTTTGTGGACGGGCTGGTTCGTCGTGATCTGCGTAAGTTCGGCGCGGGAAGAGAGAGTGCCTTTATCTATCACCACGCCAAGCGCTGGGCCGGGCCGGTGTTCGTCACCGGCTGGTTACTCTATCTGAGTGTCCCCTGGTCCATCCATCCGAATACCTTTTTATTGCCCTGTGCCAGCCTGTTTGGGCTGATCGTCAGTATCACTGCCGGGTCATTCAAAAAATATCTCTAG
- a CDS encoding transglycosylase SLT domain-containing protein gives MRAWFRFFHYVLHVLAPLVVMAPLCAVANDMAGSDDGKAVPPAYTAAALRHAVPPVVLYALAHTESGTALNVGKRPWPWTLNIAGQGYRYPNRTQACQALNQALKTTRVIDVGLGQLNIRWNPALFGSKGRFADPCDALDPYDNLDATAALLRQRFDQGGQGHNGGWGGAAGRYHRPAGGAPAQRYRRAFRAEMKALNSATVFLVHQGGQGDTTAERAAPPGHPTYTNEFSF, from the coding sequence ATGCGGGCTTGGTTCCGGTTTTTCCATTATGTCCTTCATGTGCTTGCTCCTCTGGTGGTGATGGCCCCGCTCTGCGCCGTGGCCAATGACATGGCCGGCTCCGATGACGGCAAGGCCGTGCCGCCGGCGTATACCGCCGCGGCTCTGCGCCATGCGGTGCCTCCCGTGGTGCTGTACGCCCTCGCCCACACCGAATCCGGTACCGCACTCAACGTGGGTAAACGGCCCTGGCCCTGGACACTGAACATCGCGGGCCAGGGCTACCGTTACCCCAACCGAACCCAGGCCTGCCAAGCGCTGAATCAAGCCTTAAAAACAACGCGGGTGATCGATGTGGGGCTGGGACAGCTCAATATTCGCTGGAATCCGGCGCTGTTCGGTAGCAAGGGGCGGTTTGCCGATCCCTGCGACGCCCTGGATCCCTACGACAATCTGGACGCCACCGCCGCCCTGCTGCGTCAGCGCTTTGACCAGGGTGGCCAGGGCCACAACGGCGGCTGGGGCGGTGCCGCCGGGCGCTATCACCGCCCTGCCGGTGGCGCACCAGCGCAGCGCTACCGCCGCGCGTTCCGGGCCGAAATGAAGGCGCTGAACAGCGCCACCGTCTTCCTGGTTCACCAGGGCGGACAAGGCGACACGACGGCTGAAAGAGCAGCACCACCAGGACACCCCACTTACACCAACGAGTTTTCCTTTTAA
- the traD gene encoding type IV conjugative transfer system coupling protein TraD: MSQDHPIESLLRPAVEAYTAGTCLGCAVLCLWAPWSIALTPSIGYGTAAAFLLFAGIRGRQAWRIWRYRRNMKRLPRFSLTSRQIPVSQRQLWLGKGFRWEAIHTRRLYEAQLPETQSYLQPSLPYQLARAWENRLDRYAWGAPVIQLLSADTPLNPVRPLPPVGGLPALHAVEPTERDVYLPLGERVGHTLVEGTTRVGKTRLAEILITQDIHRGDVVICFDPKGDADLMMRMYIEAHRADRGDAFHIFHLGYPALSARYNAVGRFGRISEVATRISGQLSGEGNSAAFREFAWRFVNIVARARHALGQRPTYEQILADVINIDDIMIEYCVAVLPQYDQTAWDQIREIEGKLKPNAIPRNMQGRHPRVVAIELYLQGNPVADTVLQGLRSAVRYDKTYFDKIVASLLPLLEKLTTGQTAELLSPDYTDLEDKRPIFDWRQVIRQRGIVYVGLDAMSDFEVAQAVGNSMFADLVSMAGHIYKHGIDDGLPDIGRRAGKLPINLHCDEFNELMGEEFIPLINKGGGAGIQVTAYTQTLSDIEARIGNAAKARQVVGNFNNVIMLRVREDRTAELLTRQLRKVSINQRMLMSMTSDNSNVDTDQDFSSSGGDRVSTVQVPMIEPADVVSLPKGQAFALLEGGQLWKIRMPLPLPDTGTEIPTGVTDLASRMREKYHTGDHWWETVMPAPIQITPPTGDVGVQATSASSTAGLAPQKTNWEGDFEVASGYSDSLGEVDDGVDED; encoded by the coding sequence ATGAGCCAGGATCATCCTATTGAATCCTTGTTGCGTCCCGCTGTGGAGGCGTACACGGCAGGGACTTGCCTTGGCTGCGCCGTGCTGTGCTTGTGGGCGCCTTGGTCCATCGCGCTGACGCCCTCCATCGGCTACGGCACCGCCGCCGCGTTTCTGCTGTTCGCCGGTATCCGCGGTCGCCAGGCGTGGCGGATCTGGCGCTACCGTCGGAACATGAAGCGCCTTCCCCGGTTCAGTCTCACGTCACGCCAGATCCCGGTAAGCCAGCGCCAATTGTGGCTGGGCAAAGGGTTCCGCTGGGAGGCGATCCACACTCGCCGACTTTATGAAGCACAGTTGCCCGAGACGCAGTCGTACCTGCAACCGTCTCTCCCCTACCAGCTGGCTCGGGCCTGGGAAAACCGACTGGATCGTTACGCCTGGGGCGCTCCAGTCATCCAACTGCTCAGCGCGGATACCCCGCTCAATCCCGTCAGGCCACTACCGCCGGTGGGCGGCCTGCCCGCGCTGCACGCCGTCGAGCCGACGGAACGCGATGTGTATCTGCCACTGGGGGAACGGGTCGGCCATACCCTGGTGGAAGGCACCACTCGGGTCGGGAAGACACGATTGGCGGAGATACTGATCACTCAGGATATCCACCGGGGCGATGTGGTGATCTGTTTCGATCCCAAGGGGGATGCGGACCTCATGATGCGCATGTACATCGAGGCGCACCGCGCCGACCGCGGCGACGCCTTCCATATTTTTCATCTGGGGTACCCCGCGTTATCGGCGCGGTACAACGCGGTGGGGCGGTTCGGGCGGATCTCCGAGGTGGCCACACGCATATCCGGGCAATTGTCTGGAGAGGGCAACAGCGCCGCGTTCAGAGAATTCGCCTGGCGGTTTGTCAATATCGTGGCCCGGGCCCGGCATGCCCTGGGGCAGCGCCCCACTTACGAACAAATCTTGGCCGACGTCATCAACATCGATGACATCATGATCGAGTACTGCGTCGCGGTGTTACCTCAATACGATCAGACCGCCTGGGATCAAATCCGAGAGATTGAAGGAAAGCTCAAGCCGAATGCTATCCCCCGCAATATGCAGGGCCGACACCCCCGGGTCGTCGCCATTGAGCTGTACTTACAGGGCAACCCCGTAGCCGATACCGTGCTGCAAGGGCTGAGATCCGCCGTCCGCTACGACAAAACCTACTTCGATAAAATTGTGGCCTCCCTGCTGCCACTGCTGGAAAAACTCACCACCGGCCAAACCGCCGAGTTGCTGAGCCCGGACTACACCGACTTGGAAGACAAACGCCCCATCTTCGACTGGCGGCAGGTCATTCGCCAGCGCGGGATTGTTTATGTTGGGTTGGATGCCATGAGCGACTTCGAGGTCGCCCAAGCGGTCGGCAACAGCATGTTCGCGGATCTGGTCAGTATGGCTGGCCACATCTACAAGCACGGCATCGATGATGGCCTGCCTGATATCGGACGTCGCGCCGGCAAACTCCCCATTAACCTGCACTGCGATGAATTCAATGAATTAATGGGCGAGGAGTTCATCCCCTTGATTAACAAAGGTGGTGGCGCCGGCATCCAGGTGACTGCCTACACCCAGACGCTGTCGGACATCGAGGCCCGCATTGGCAACGCCGCGAAAGCCCGCCAGGTGGTGGGTAACTTTAATAATGTGATCATGTTGCGGGTGCGGGAGGACCGAACCGCGGAGCTACTGACCCGGCAACTCAGAAAGGTCTCCATCAACCAACGCATGCTGATGTCGATGACCTCGGACAACAGCAACGTCGATACGGATCAGGATTTTTCCAGTTCCGGCGGTGACCGCGTCTCCACCGTGCAGGTACCCATGATCGAACCGGCCGATGTCGTTTCACTCCCCAAAGGCCAGGCGTTCGCGCTCCTGGAAGGCGGTCAGCTGTGGAAGATCCGGATGCCCCTGCCGCTACCTGACACGGGTACAGAGATCCCCACCGGCGTCACGGATCTGGCGTCGCGCATGCGCGAGAAGTACCACACCGGCGATCATTGGTGGGAAACGGTGATGCCCGCGCCCATCCAGATTACACCGCCGACCGGTGATGTTGGTGTTCAGGCAACGTCGGCCTCGTCCACCGCCGGTCTTGCGCCCCAAAAAACAAACTGGGAGGGGGATTTTGAGGTCGCATCCGGCTACTCGGATAGCTTGGGTGAGGTTGACGACGGCGTTGATGAGGACTGA